A part of Podarcis muralis chromosome 13, rPodMur119.hap1.1, whole genome shotgun sequence genomic DNA contains:
- the LOC114583444 gene encoding C-type lectin domain family 4 member A-like, which translates to METVENSGEDDDRSTERTGLVCPCTQGCCANAWFQYKDACYRPVTGDTHDWSTVKENCERFGTHLASVHSDEEQSFIFHVMGQRTRYWIGAEGTDDPAAPWRWTDNSTWQYEKFGQPLRSSNPPIPMALAVDRSKDKGSGQG; encoded by the exons ATGGAAACAGTTGAGAACAGTGGTGAAGACGACGACAGATCTACGGAGAGGACAG GACTCGTTTGTCCTTGCACTCAGGGATGCTGTGCCAATGCCTGGTTTCAATACAAAGATGCTTGTTATCGACCAGTCACAGGCGACACTCACGACTGGAGTACAGTTAag GAGAACTGTGAGAGATTCGGTACCCATCTAGCCTCTGTTCATAGCGATGAGGAGCAAAGCTTCATCTTTCACGTGATGGGGCAACGGACGCGTTACTGGATTGGCGCAGAGGGAACTGAT GATCCAGCAGCGCCCTGGAGATGGACCGATAACTCCACGTGGCAGTATGAGAAATTTGGGCAGCCTTTACGATCGAGCAACCCTCCGATACCCATGGCACTGGCAGTCGACAGATCAAAAGATAAAGGTTCGGGGCAGGGGTAG